From the genome of Pseudomonas sp. TMP9, one region includes:
- a CDS encoding TIGR00153 family protein — MPVNPFASLFGRSPIGPMQKHFAKAHECAANLVPFFEAVMVEDWAKVEQVQQEMANLEGEADKLKKSVRLHLPKSLFLPVPRSDLLELLSVQDKVANRAKDIAGLMLGRQMAVPPALQTLMRAFVQRTVDASAQALKAMNELDELLETGFGGREAALVESMVMELEQIERDTDKMQVEVRRALFTLEKDLPPVDVMFLYQIIEWIGDVADRAERVGNRLEQLLAR; from the coding sequence ATGCCAGTCAATCCATTTGCTAGCCTGTTTGGCCGCTCGCCCATTGGGCCGATGCAAAAACATTTTGCCAAAGCTCATGAGTGCGCCGCGAACCTAGTGCCTTTTTTCGAAGCCGTGATGGTCGAAGATTGGGCCAAGGTGGAACAGGTACAACAGGAAATGGCCAACCTCGAGGGAGAGGCCGATAAGCTCAAGAAAAGCGTGCGTTTGCACCTGCCTAAGAGCTTATTCCTGCCAGTACCGCGCTCGGATCTGCTTGAGCTGCTGAGTGTACAGGACAAAGTCGCCAACCGCGCCAAGGACATCGCCGGCCTTATGCTCGGCCGCCAGATGGCCGTCCCACCGGCGCTGCAGACGCTTATGCGGGCGTTTGTGCAACGTACCGTGGATGCCAGCGCACAAGCGCTTAAAGCCATGAACGAGCTGGATGAACTGCTGGAAACCGGCTTTGGTGGCCGTGAAGCGGCGCTGGTTGAATCCATGGTCATGGAACTGGAACAGATCGAACGCGACACCGACAAGATGCAGGTCGAAGTTCGTCGCGCACTGTTTACGCTGGAAAAGGACCTCCCGCCTGTCGATGTGATGTTTCTCTACCAAATCATCGAATGGATCGGCGATGTAGCCGATCGTGCCGAACGTGTCGGCAACCGACTGGAACAACTGCTGGCGCGCTAA
- a CDS encoding inorganic phosphate transporter encodes MALIADYGTLLLLLACLFGFFMAWGVGANDVANAMGTSVGSKALTIKQAIMIAIVFEFAGAYLAGGAVTETIKNGIVDASMISPDLMVLGMMSALLAAGTWLLVASSRGWPVSTTHSIVGAVIGFAAVGVSMDAVHWEGVGPIVASWVVSPVLSGMIAFGLFISVQRLIIDTDDPFLNAKRFVPMYMFATGFMVTIMTVTKGLKHIGLDLSNTQGFLLAVTIGIAVMLLGIGLLSRIKIDEEADRDFHYASVEKVFAVLMIFTACAMAFAHGSNDVANAVGPLAAIVGVIQSGGELAVGAKSAVPGWVLLLGAVGIVIGLATYGYKVIATIGKQITELTPSRGFAAELATASTVVGASAIGLPISTTHTLVGAVLGVGLARGIGALNLGVIGKIFMSWLITLPIGAALSILFFFILRGIFL; translated from the coding sequence ATGGCTCTAATTGCGGACTACGGCACTTTGCTGCTGCTGCTTGCCTGTCTTTTTGGTTTTTTCATGGCCTGGGGTGTCGGTGCCAATGATGTGGCCAATGCCATGGGCACCTCGGTGGGCTCTAAAGCCCTGACTATTAAACAGGCAATCATGATTGCCATAGTCTTCGAGTTCGCCGGTGCCTATTTGGCCGGTGGTGCAGTGACTGAAACTATCAAAAACGGCATTGTCGACGCATCAATGATCAGCCCGGACTTAATGGTGCTGGGCATGATGTCAGCGCTGCTGGCTGCGGGTACGTGGTTGTTGGTGGCGTCGTCCAGAGGGTGGCCGGTGTCCACCACGCATTCCATCGTGGGCGCGGTGATTGGCTTTGCCGCCGTGGGTGTATCCATGGACGCCGTGCACTGGGAAGGCGTGGGCCCGATTGTTGCCAGCTGGGTGGTCTCGCCGGTGCTGTCTGGGATGATTGCCTTCGGCCTGTTTATCAGCGTGCAAAGGCTGATCATCGACACCGATGACCCCTTCCTCAATGCCAAACGCTTCGTCCCGATGTACATGTTTGCCACCGGCTTTATGGTGACCATCATGACCGTCACCAAGGGCCTTAAGCATATCGGCTTGGACCTTTCCAACACCCAAGGCTTTTTACTGGCCGTGACCATTGGCATCGCCGTCATGCTGCTGGGCATCGGGCTGCTGAGCCGTATTAAGATTGATGAGGAAGCCGACAGAGACTTCCATTACGCCAGCGTGGAAAAGGTCTTTGCGGTATTGATGATCTTCACTGCCTGCGCCATGGCCTTTGCCCATGGCTCCAACGATGTGGCTAACGCGGTCGGTCCGCTGGCAGCCATTGTTGGGGTGATTCAGTCCGGTGGTGAGCTTGCCGTCGGTGCTAAATCTGCCGTGCCGGGCTGGGTGTTGCTGCTGGGCGCGGTGGGCATCGTTATCGGCTTGGCCACCTATGGCTACAAGGTGATTGCCACCATCGGCAAGCAAATCACCGAGCTGACCCCAAGCCGTGGCTTTGCTGCCGAGCTGGCCACTGCCAGCACCGTGGTTGGCGCCTCGGCTATCGGCTTGCCAATCTCAACCACCCACACCTTGGTGGGTGCGGTACTGGGTGTCGGCCTGGCGCGCGGTATCGGCGCATTGAACTTGGGCGTGATCGGCAAGATCTTCATGTCTTGGCTGATTACGTTGCCAATAGGTGCGGCGCTGTCGATTTTGTTCTTCTTTATCCTGCGCGGCATCTTCCTCTAA
- a CDS encoding CYTH domain-containing protein: MNKETEIKLRVSRTTLAALRDHPLLKKRNKSGWEQRELFNQYFDTPERDLAKAKIALRIRRDGDVFIQTLKTRGQSVAGLSERNEYDWNLPSAELDLSKLDDSCWPAALAELDKQLLMPIFTTDFIREKADIAWGRGKTKVMIEAALDLGAVIAGDGQEEICELELELRQGEPDALLELAAELAADLALMPCDISKAERGYRLFDASSYSLNLPAPAVSAETSLDDSVGALAWHLLGSSQRLAEQYRFNGHWRLLVEWLEQLSGLRALLGSLGQAAPRTSSNALRELLDALLLEWRPRLLAGQLDEQVRKTAPAQFAAELEATRWGLFSLSTSRWLLARSWTVGRNNRGNRQGAAPLGNWLPTLIADEGAALQLRRYQQQPEDLAEQLPRIERLLVWLHLAREVLEVAEVDRLYGELNKLVELANQAIDPEVLAARKAQLLAIGSLKAWRQLVK, from the coding sequence ATGAACAAAGAAACCGAAATCAAACTGCGAGTTAGCCGTACAACCTTGGCTGCTTTGCGTGATCACCCGTTGCTGAAGAAACGCAACAAGAGTGGTTGGGAACAACGCGAACTGTTCAATCAGTATTTTGATACGCCTGAGCGCGACCTGGCTAAGGCCAAGATTGCCCTGCGTATTCGCCGTGATGGCGATGTGTTTATCCAGACCCTGAAAACCCGCGGGCAAAGTGTTGCCGGCTTGTCCGAGCGCAATGAATACGATTGGAATCTGCCCAGCGCTGAGCTGGACTTAAGCAAGCTGGATGACAGCTGCTGGCCGGCAGCGCTGGCTGAGTTGGATAAGCAGCTACTGATGCCGATTTTCACCACGGACTTTATTCGCGAAAAGGCAGATATCGCCTGGGGCCGAGGTAAGACCAAGGTGATGATCGAAGCCGCCCTTGACCTCGGTGCAGTGATTGCCGGTGACGGCCAAGAAGAAATCTGCGAGCTGGAACTGGAACTGCGCCAAGGTGAGCCTGACGCCTTGTTGGAACTGGCGGCTGAGCTGGCGGCTGACTTGGCGCTGATGCCGTGTGACATCAGTAAAGCTGAGCGCGGTTATCGCTTGTTCGATGCCAGCAGCTACAGCCTGAATCTACCGGCACCTGCAGTAAGTGCTGAAACCAGTTTGGATGACAGCGTGGGTGCATTGGCTTGGCACTTGCTGGGCAGCAGTCAGCGGCTGGCTGAGCAATACCGGTTTAATGGTCACTGGCGCTTGCTGGTTGAGTGGTTGGAGCAGCTCAGCGGTTTACGGGCGTTACTCGGCAGCCTGGGGCAGGCTGCGCCACGCACCAGCAGCAATGCCCTGCGTGAATTACTGGATGCGCTGCTGCTGGAGTGGCGGCCTCGGTTGTTGGCAGGTCAGTTGGATGAGCAGGTGCGTAAAACTGCGCCCGCACAGTTCGCTGCTGAGCTTGAAGCCACCCGTTGGGGTTTGTTCTCCCTAAGCACCTCGCGTTGGTTGCTGGCGCGCAGCTGGACGGTGGGGCGTAATAATCGGGGTAACCGTCAAGGCGCAGCGCCGCTGGGTAACTGGTTGCCCACCCTGATTGCCGACGAGGGTGCTGCCCTGCAACTGCGTCGTTATCAGCAGCAGCCGGAAGACTTAGCCGAGCAACTGCCGCGTATTGAGCGCTTGCTGGTGTGGCTGCACCTGGCCCGCGAGGTGCTGGAGGTGGCGGAGGTTGATCGCCTGTACGGTGAGTTGAATAAGCTGGTGGAATTGGCTA
- the argE gene encoding acetylornithine deacetylase — MPLPSFKDQFAALVAAPSVSCTQAHWDQSNRAVIDLLSSWLADLGFACDVQQVAPGKFNLLASYGSGPGGLVLAGHSDTVPFDAALWKTDPLKLTEVDGRWIGLGSCDMKGFFALIIEAVQPLLAQPFKQPLLILATCDEESSMSGARALAAAGRPLGRAAVIGEPTGLKPIRLHKGIMMERIDILGRSGHSSDPSLGHSALEAMQDVMLELRNLRTQWQREFNNPQFSMPQPTLNFGCIHGGDNPNRICGQCSLEFDLRPLPGMQPEALRAAIRLKLQPLAELHQVKIDYAPLFPSVPPFEQTADAELVRVAERLTGHSAASVAFATEAPYLQQLGCETLVLGPGDIDCAHQPGEYLEMARLQPTIDILRGLIDHYCLQPSQPTMHPGGENA, encoded by the coding sequence ATGCCCCTGCCTTCCTTCAAAGACCAATTCGCCGCCCTGGTCGCCGCTCCGTCGGTGAGCTGCACGCAGGCGCATTGGGACCAGTCCAACCGCGCTGTTATCGACCTGCTATCAAGCTGGCTGGCCGACCTTGGCTTTGCCTGCGACGTGCAACAAGTGGCCCCCGGCAAATTCAACCTACTTGCCAGCTATGGCAGCGGCCCCGGCGGCTTAGTGTTGGCCGGCCACAGTGACACCGTGCCGTTCGATGCGGCGCTATGGAAGACCGACCCGCTCAAGCTCACTGAAGTCGATGGCCGCTGGATCGGCCTCGGCAGTTGTGACATGAAGGGCTTCTTCGCTCTGATTATCGAAGCCGTACAACCCTTACTCGCCCAGCCCTTTAAACAACCGCTGCTAATTCTCGCCACCTGCGATGAAGAAAGCTCAATGTCCGGCGCCCGCGCACTGGCTGCAGCCGGACGGCCGCTGGGGCGTGCCGCAGTAATTGGCGAGCCCACCGGGCTTAAGCCGATTCGCCTGCACAAGGGCATTATGATGGAGCGCATCGATATTCTCGGGCGCAGCGGTCACTCCTCCGACCCAAGCCTGGGCCATAGCGCGTTGGAGGCTATGCAGGACGTCATGTTGGAGCTGCGCAACTTGCGTACCCAGTGGCAGCGCGAGTTCAACAACCCACAATTCAGCATGCCGCAGCCAACCCTGAACTTCGGTTGCATCCATGGCGGCGATAACCCCAACCGGATCTGCGGCCAATGCTCACTGGAATTCGACCTGCGTCCGCTGCCCGGCATGCAGCCAGAAGCGCTGCGTGCTGCGATCCGCCTGAAGCTGCAACCGCTGGCTGAGCTGCATCAAGTCAAGATCGACTACGCGCCACTGTTCCCCAGCGTGCCACCCTTCGAGCAAACTGCGGATGCCGAACTGGTGCGTGTGGCCGAGCGCCTGACGGGGCACAGCGCCGCTTCGGTGGCATTTGCTACCGAAGCGCCTTATCTTCAGCAGCTTGGCTGCGAAACCTTGGTGCTCGGCCCCGGCGATATCGACTGCGCCCACCAGCCGGGTGAATACTTGGAGATGGCGCGCTTGCAGCCGACCATAGACATCCTGCGCGGCCTGATCGACCATTACTGCCTGCAACCCAGCCAACCGACGATGCACCCTGGAGGAGAGAACGCGTGA
- the argA gene encoding amino-acid N-acetyltransferase, whose protein sequence is MHDHVNWLRHASPYINSHRDRTFVVMLPGEGVAHPNFGNIVHDLVLLHSLGVRLVLVHGSRPQIETRLAERGLTSRYQHNLRITDGPTLDCVIDAVGYLRIAIEARLSMDMARSPMQGSRLRITSGNFVTARPIGVVDGVDFHHTGEVRRIDRKGINRQLDERSIVLLSPLGYSPTGEIFNLACEDVATRAAIDLDADKLLLFGAECGLLDEAGKLVRELRPQQVPAHLQRLGSSYQAELLDAAAEACKAGVRRSHIVSYTEDGALLSELFTRAGNGTLVAQEQFESLREATIEDVGGLMELITPLEDQGVLVRRSREVLEREIEQFSIVEREGLIIACAALYQIADSDFGELACLAVNPAYRHGGRGDELLERIEQRARAQGLKTLFVLTTRTAHWFRERGFEPSSVDRLPAARASLYNYQRNSQVFEKAL, encoded by the coding sequence ATGCACGACCACGTCAATTGGCTCCGCCACGCCTCGCCTTATATCAATTCCCACCGTGACCGCACCTTTGTGGTGATGCTGCCGGGCGAGGGCGTTGCACACCCCAATTTCGGCAATATCGTTCACGACTTGGTGCTACTGCACAGCCTCGGCGTGCGTTTGGTGCTGGTGCATGGCTCGCGCCCGCAGATCGAAACCCGCCTGGCTGAGCGCGGCCTTACGTCGCGCTACCAACACAACCTGCGCATCACTGACGGACCGACCCTGGACTGCGTGATTGATGCCGTCGGCTATCTGCGTATTGCCATCGAAGCGCGCTTGTCGATGGACATGGCGCGCTCGCCAATGCAAGGCTCGCGGCTGCGCATCACCAGCGGCAACTTCGTTACCGCGCGGCCGATTGGCGTGGTCGATGGTGTCGATTTTCACCACACCGGCGAAGTGCGGCGCATCGACCGCAAGGGCATCAATCGCCAGCTGGATGAGCGCAGCATTGTGCTGCTGTCGCCGCTGGGCTATTCACCGACCGGGGAGATTTTTAACCTAGCCTGCGAAGACGTTGCCACCCGCGCCGCCATTGACCTGGACGCCGACAAGTTGCTGCTGTTTGGCGCTGAATGCGGCCTGCTGGATGAAGCCGGCAAGCTGGTGCGCGAGTTGCGCCCGCAGCAGGTTCCGGCGCACTTACAGCGCCTGGGCAGCAGCTACCAGGCAGAGCTGCTCGACGCCGCCGCCGAAGCCTGCAAGGCCGGGGTACGCCGCAGCCATATCGTCAGTTATACCGAAGATGGCGCGTTGCTCAGCGAGCTGTTCACCCGCGCCGGTAACGGCACCTTGGTGGCGCAGGAGCAGTTCGAGTCGCTGCGTGAGGCGACCATTGAGGATGTCGGTGGGCTGATGGAGCTGATCACCCCGCTGGAAGACCAAGGCGTACTGGTACGCCGCTCGCGTGAGGTGCTGGAGCGCGAGATTGAGCAGTTCAGCATCGTCGAACGCGAGGGTCTGATCATCGCCTGCGCCGCGCTGTATCAGATTGCCGACTCGGATTTTGGCGAGCTGGCGTGCCTAGCGGTCAACCCGGCTTATCGGCATGGCGGGCGCGGTGATGAGCTGCTTGAGCGCATCGAACAACGCGCCCGCGCTCAAGGCCTGAAAACCTTATTTGTGCTTACCACCCGCACGGCCCATTGGTTCCGTGAGCGCGGTTTTGAACCGAGCAGTGTGGACCGGCTGCCGGCAGCGCGGGCCTCGCTGTACAACTATCAGCGCAATTCGCAGGTGTTTGAAAAAGCCCTCTGA